Proteins encoded in a region of the Haloarcula sp. CBA1129 genome:
- a CDS encoding PH domain-containing protein — translation MNRLHPRSAVLRVARAALQGGFFGFFGGSLGTGMFGLPAFAVPLLGLLGALTFSGYALARYLRFRYELAGDTLTVESGVFARQSRQIPLGRVQNLDIEQNILNRLLGLAIVRFETAGGSATEATLDAVDEAEVKRLRNYVRTHDRDEAAETQAATSDAVSETATSGHSAHADLPGVTGPTPTHTGDAQTAGDFGDSASTSDTVERDQPDGSLLFAFDQRELLTYALVSVRPAAPVLTLASLPLGMDIVWTVLRFNAGLVGASLNGPVIRWLLGSPETSRLAVFAALSLVQFLLLALVVSVALTVIEYYGFQLTQADGDLRYERGLLRRYSGNIPLEKVQTVTIRENVLMRQFGYATLAVETAGYSGGNQQSTQGVAVPLAPREEVYELARDIEPFGDLDFDRSPKRARRRYLARFSLAATGLTAVAYAVDSLVLETGYWWLVALLFLTVVPAAHLRWRHRGFDLGESVLATRSGFWRRTTRVVPYYRLQTVFVTRSPFQRRRDLATVGADTASSSSLLGGVARVYDIDEDTATELRDTLRERLTAHIASRRRGESAADETASGEGS, via the coding sequence ATGAACCGGCTCCACCCGCGAAGTGCGGTCCTGCGAGTCGCCAGAGCAGCGCTGCAAGGCGGCTTCTTCGGATTTTTCGGGGGCTCACTCGGGACCGGAATGTTCGGACTGCCGGCGTTCGCGGTTCCGCTGCTTGGCCTGCTCGGCGCACTGACCTTTAGCGGCTACGCGCTGGCGCGCTACCTTCGTTTTCGCTACGAACTTGCTGGCGACACGCTCACTGTCGAATCCGGCGTCTTCGCCAGACAGTCCCGCCAGATTCCGCTGGGCCGCGTCCAGAACCTTGACATCGAGCAGAATATCCTCAACCGCCTGCTCGGACTCGCAATCGTCCGCTTCGAGACGGCCGGTGGCAGCGCGACGGAAGCCACGCTGGACGCAGTCGACGAGGCCGAAGTCAAACGCCTGCGGAACTACGTGCGGACCCACGACCGAGACGAGGCCGCCGAGACGCAGGCGGCCACCTCCGATGCAGTGTCTGAGACTGCGACATCTGGCCACTCGGCCCATGCCGACCTTCCCGGCGTGACCGGTCCCACACCGACACACACCGGCGACGCACAGACGGCGGGTGACTTCGGTGACTCGGCTTCGACCTCGGACACAGTGGAGCGCGACCAGCCGGACGGGTCGCTGTTGTTCGCGTTCGACCAGCGTGAACTTCTGACGTACGCACTCGTCTCTGTCCGGCCGGCCGCCCCGGTTCTGACGCTCGCGTCGCTCCCGCTGGGGATGGACATCGTCTGGACTGTGCTGCGGTTCAACGCCGGTCTCGTCGGGGCGTCGCTGAATGGCCCGGTGATACGGTGGCTACTTGGGTCGCCCGAAACCTCACGGCTCGCTGTCTTTGCTGCACTCTCTCTCGTCCAGTTCCTCCTGCTCGCACTGGTCGTCAGCGTGGCCCTGACAGTCATCGAGTACTACGGCTTCCAACTCACGCAGGCTGACGGCGACCTCCGGTACGAGCGGGGGCTGTTGCGCCGCTATAGCGGTAACATCCCGCTGGAGAAGGTCCAGACAGTCACTATCCGCGAGAACGTCCTGATGCGGCAGTTCGGCTACGCGACGCTGGCCGTCGAGACGGCCGGCTACAGCGGCGGCAATCAACAGTCAACGCAGGGTGTCGCCGTGCCTCTCGCCCCCCGTGAGGAGGTGTACGAACTGGCCCGCGACATCGAGCCGTTCGGCGACCTCGACTTCGACCGGTCACCGAAACGCGCCCGCCGACGGTATCTCGCCCGTTTCTCGCTGGCGGCGACCGGCCTCACCGCGGTCGCCTACGCCGTCGACTCGCTAGTGCTTGAGACTGGCTACTGGTGGCTTGTGGCCCTCCTTTTCCTCACCGTTGTGCCGGCGGCCCACCTCCGCTGGCGACACCGCGGGTTCGACCTAGGCGAGTCGGTGCTGGCGACCCGAAGCGGCTTCTGGCGGCGGACGACGCGTGTCGTCCCGTATTACCGGCTCCAGACCGTGTTCGTCACCCGCTCGCCGTTCCAGCGCCGCCGCGACTTGGCGACCGTCGGAGCCGACACGGCGAGTTCGTCGAGCCTGCTCGGCGGCGTCGCTCGGGTGTACGACATCGACGAGGACACCGCAACAGAACTCAGAGACACGCTGCGAGAACGCCTCACCGCACACATCGCTTCGCGGCGGCGCGGGGAGTCAGCGGCTGACGAAACGGCGAGCGGCGAGGGGAGTTAA
- a CDS encoding ATP-dependent helicase: MGGRERLAATDPSFDPEAVDIDDEEVLSRLAPVVQEWWVEQFGEFVPGNGGFFTPPQKEAIPLIHEGENALICAPTGSGKTLASFTGIINELFGKARDDELENSVYCLYVSPLKSLANDIHRNLGQPLDGITAKLDERGEDVEIRHAIRHGDTSDSERQAMLETTPHILNTTPETLAILLNSPKFKKKLETIEYVIVDEIHSLAENKRGTHLSVSLERLEEMVEESPTRIGCSATVEPLDTVAEFLVGREEPGGDPRDYEIVDTRFARDFDMELSCPADDLINTPRDIVTERFYKQLHEHVQSHTNTLVFTNTRSGAERVLHNLREKFDDYDESNSGCHHGSLSKEKRRDIEESLKAGTLDVVTTSTSLELGIDMPHIDLVVQVGSPKSVAALLQRIGRAGHQLGETVEGRVIALDRDELVECAVMLEKAERGFVDRVFIPENAQDVATQQIYGMAINDVRPEETFNGVLRRAYPYRNYGDEDWEQLMRYMTADYPGMEDKNVYAKIWRDTNDAPDGEHHYEDFDVGQPLIGKRGRLARVIYMTNIGTIPDSFTCDVVTRSDDSWVGQLDESYLDTLEKGDVFVLGGDNFEYRYRRGSKVYVDRTAARPTVPSWFSERLPLSYDLGREILDFQGQLLDRLADGGMSEVRNWLREFPVDENSVRAIARMFREQVAYAGPDSVATTDRLVIEETLDHDEYERHYHVHSNYGRRFNDGFSRLLAYHIARAASANVQVAVADNGFTLSMPLNRKVDIARIVRDIDPETAREDLQASLNGTDLLQRYFRINATRSLMILKRYKGYEKSASEQQVSSEMLLGFAEDLGDFAVVEETYREILEDKLNVAGIESVLRAMQDGDVDVVRTRVDSPSPRAFGLATLMASDVVLAEDESAVLQEFHQRVLDEISDGDAEDSAVATDD, encoded by the coding sequence ATGGGAGGACGCGAGCGTCTCGCAGCCACCGACCCGAGTTTCGACCCGGAAGCGGTCGACATCGACGACGAGGAGGTGCTTTCCCGTCTCGCACCCGTCGTTCAGGAGTGGTGGGTCGAGCAGTTCGGCGAGTTCGTCCCCGGCAACGGCGGCTTCTTCACACCGCCACAGAAGGAAGCTATCCCGCTCATCCACGAAGGCGAGAACGCCCTCATCTGCGCGCCGACGGGGAGCGGTAAGACGCTGGCCTCCTTTACCGGCATCATCAACGAACTGTTCGGCAAGGCCCGCGATGACGAACTGGAGAACTCCGTCTACTGCCTGTACGTCTCGCCGCTGAAATCGCTCGCCAACGACATCCACCGGAACCTCGGACAGCCACTGGACGGTATCACGGCGAAACTCGACGAGCGCGGCGAGGACGTGGAAATCAGGCACGCAATCCGGCACGGCGACACTAGCGACAGCGAGCGACAGGCGATGCTTGAGACGACGCCCCACATCCTCAACACGACGCCGGAAACGCTGGCGATTCTGCTGAACTCCCCGAAATTCAAGAAAAAGCTCGAAACCATCGAGTACGTCATCGTCGACGAGATCCACAGCCTCGCCGAGAACAAGCGCGGGACCCACCTCTCCGTGTCGCTGGAACGGCTGGAAGAGATGGTCGAGGAATCGCCCACACGAATCGGCTGTTCGGCGACCGTCGAGCCACTGGACACCGTCGCGGAGTTTCTGGTCGGCCGCGAGGAACCCGGCGGCGACCCCCGCGACTACGAGATCGTGGACACGCGCTTCGCCCGCGACTTCGACATGGAGCTGTCCTGTCCGGCCGACGACCTCATCAACACGCCGCGGGACATCGTCACCGAGCGGTTCTACAAACAGCTCCACGAGCACGTCCAGTCCCATACGAACACGCTCGTGTTCACGAACACCCGCTCGGGGGCCGAGCGCGTCCTGCATAACCTCCGCGAGAAGTTCGACGACTACGACGAGTCAAACTCCGGCTGTCATCACGGGTCGCTCTCGAAGGAGAAGCGCCGCGACATCGAGGAGTCGCTGAAGGCCGGCACGCTCGATGTGGTGACGACCTCGACCAGTCTGGAACTGGGCATCGACATGCCCCACATCGACCTCGTGGTGCAAGTCGGGTCGCCGAAATCCGTCGCCGCGTTGCTCCAGCGCATCGGCCGCGCCGGCCACCAGCTCGGCGAGACCGTCGAGGGTCGCGTCATCGCGCTGGACCGCGACGAACTGGTCGAGTGCGCGGTGATGCTCGAAAAGGCCGAGCGGGGCTTCGTCGACCGCGTGTTCATCCCCGAGAACGCACAGGACGTGGCAACCCAGCAAATCTACGGTATGGCTATCAACGACGTTCGGCCTGAGGAAACGTTCAACGGCGTCCTTCGGCGGGCCTACCCGTACCGGAACTACGGCGACGAGGACTGGGAGCAACTGATGCGGTATATGACTGCCGACTACCCGGGGATGGAGGACAAGAACGTCTACGCGAAAATCTGGCGTGACACGAACGACGCGCCTGACGGGGAGCACCACTACGAGGATTTCGATGTGGGTCAGCCGCTCATCGGCAAGCGCGGCCGGCTCGCACGGGTCATCTACATGACGAACATTGGGACGATTCCGGACTCTTTCACGTGTGATGTCGTGACCCGCAGCGACGACAGCTGGGTCGGCCAGCTCGACGAATCCTATCTCGACACGCTGGAGAAAGGGGACGTGTTCGTACTCGGCGGGGACAACTTCGAGTACCGCTACCGCCGCGGGTCGAAGGTGTACGTCGACCGGACCGCCGCCCGCCCGACGGTCCCGTCGTGGTTCTCCGAACGCCTCCCCCTCTCCTATGACCTCGGCCGGGAAATTCTGGACTTTCAGGGACAGCTACTGGACCGGCTGGCCGATGGGGGGATGTCGGAAGTTCGGAACTGGCTCCGAGAGTTCCCCGTCGACGAGAACAGCGTCCGGGCCATCGCGCGGATGTTCCGCGAGCAGGTGGCCTACGCCGGCCCGGACAGCGTGGCGACGACCGACCGCCTCGTCATCGAGGAGACGCTGGACCACGACGAGTACGAGCGCCACTACCACGTCCACTCGAACTACGGTCGGCGGTTCAACGACGGCTTCTCGCGGCTACTGGCGTACCACATCGCCCGGGCGGCCAGCGCCAACGTGCAGGTCGCCGTCGCCGACAACGGCTTCACGCTCTCGATGCCGCTGAACCGCAAGGTCGACATCGCGCGGATTGTCCGTGATATCGACCCCGAAACGGCCCGCGAGGACCTGCAGGCCAGCCTCAACGGGACCGACCTCCTCCAGCGGTACTTCCGCATCAACGCCACGCGCTCGCTGATGATCCTCAAACGCTACAAGGGCTACGAGAAGTCAGCCAGCGAACAGCAGGTCTCCTCGGAGATGTTGCTCGGGTTCGCCGAGGACCTCGGCGACTTCGCCGTTGTCGAGGAGACCTATCGCGAGATTCTGGAGGACAAGCTCAACGTTGCCGGCATCGAGTCCGTCCTGCGTGCGATGCAGGACGGCGACGTGGACGTGGTCCGGACCCGCGTCGACTCGCCGTCACCGCGCGCCTTCGGACTCGCGACGCTGATGGCCAGCGACGTAGTGCTCGCCGAGGACGAGTCGGCTGTCCTGCAGGAGTTCCACCAGCGCGTGCTGGACGAGATTTCAGACGGCGACGCCGAGGACAGCGCCGTTGCCACCGACGACTGA
- a CDS encoding winged helix-turn-helix domain-containing protein gives MSLLPSRGPDTSTSQDGELQVVGVDEDVSAVLDALSSETAREILNTVYEEPGTPSELADRLDMSIQKVSYHLEKLEDEELIAVAGVQYSEKGQEMKVYEPPEDPLVLFVGTQERKRSLRSLVRRVLPVVGILTAASVMLQLLLGQFPIQFGSSGAGSGAGTAGDGGQGSRDAESLDAANQTAATADPTPTPTASDDSGFQIAEVTETPETTPAPEATPVPEATPASKADTPAEMMTEQARQLTTDAAASGGFELAPGVAFFLGGLLVLTLYVSVWAYRNYR, from the coding sequence ATGTCGTTGCTGCCCTCCCGCGGTCCCGACACGAGCACCTCACAGGACGGGGAGCTACAGGTCGTCGGGGTCGACGAAGACGTCTCAGCCGTACTCGACGCCCTCTCTTCGGAAACGGCCAGAGAGATACTCAACACGGTGTACGAGGAACCGGGGACGCCCTCCGAACTGGCCGACCGACTCGATATGTCGATACAGAAGGTCTCGTATCATCTGGAGAAACTGGAAGACGAGGAGCTCATCGCCGTCGCTGGGGTCCAGTACTCCGAGAAAGGTCAAGAGATGAAGGTGTACGAGCCCCCAGAGGACCCGCTGGTGTTGTTCGTCGGGACTCAGGAGCGCAAGCGGTCGCTGCGCTCGCTCGTCCGCCGCGTCCTGCCCGTCGTCGGTATTCTGACCGCCGCCAGCGTCATGCTCCAACTCCTGCTCGGACAGTTCCCGATCCAATTCGGGAGTTCGGGAGCCGGTAGCGGCGCGGGAACCGCCGGTGACGGTGGACAGGGCAGCAGAGACGCAGAGAGCCTAGACGCAGCGAATCAAACAGCCGCGACGGCCGACCCCACGCCAACCCCGACAGCGTCGGACGACAGCGGGTTCCAGATAGCCGAGGTGACGGAGACGCCAGAGACCACGCCGGCCCCGGAAGCCACACCGGTCCCGGAGGCTACACCGGCCTCGAAAGCCGATACGCCGGCCGAAATGATGACCGAACAGGCGCGGCAACTGACGACCGACGCCGCGGCCAGCGGCGGTTTCGAGCTTGCGCCCGGCGTCGCCTTCTTCCTCGGTGGACTGCTGGTCCTGACCCTGTACGTCTCGGTTTGGGCGTACAGAAACTACCGCTGA
- a CDS encoding MBL fold metallo-hydrolase, with product MRLTFLGTGSAMPTGSRMQSGYLLERDGSRLLVDCGSGVLHSLAQTETGYEGVDTVLLTHHHLDHVSDLDVLLKARWLAGETELTIAGPPGTSDLIQSLLETHDYMQDRLDLTLRDLDGGPFELAGFSGDTCETRHSMQCFAYRLSVDDGPVITLGADSEAFTDLVEFADGSAVLVHDCSFPDDVDVSNHPTPKTLGETLRDADAEVGRVYLTHLYPHTEGRHEEMLDSIADSYDGDVQFAEDGLTITVS from the coding sequence ATGCGTCTCACGTTTCTCGGTACCGGCAGCGCCATGCCGACCGGCTCTCGAATGCAGTCCGGCTATCTGCTAGAGCGTGACGGAAGCCGGTTGCTCGTCGACTGTGGCAGCGGCGTGTTACATTCGCTGGCCCAGACAGAGACGGGTTATGAGGGGGTCGACACCGTGTTGCTGACCCACCATCATCTGGACCACGTTTCGGACCTCGATGTGCTGCTGAAGGCCCGCTGGCTGGCCGGCGAAACAGAACTCACAATCGCGGGCCCACCGGGAACGAGCGACCTGATTCAGAGCCTGCTCGAAACACACGACTATATGCAGGACCGTCTGGACCTGACGCTCAGGGACCTCGATGGCGGGCCGTTCGAGTTGGCTGGATTCAGCGGCGACACCTGCGAGACGCGCCACTCGATGCAGTGTTTCGCTTACCGGCTCTCCGTCGATGACGGTCCGGTGATCACGCTCGGTGCTGACTCTGAGGCGTTCACGGACCTCGTCGAATTCGCCGACGGGTCGGCCGTACTCGTCCACGACTGCTCGTTCCCGGACGACGTGGACGTTTCGAACCACCCGACGCCGAAGACACTCGGCGAGACGCTCCGGGATGCCGACGCCGAGGTCGGCCGCGTGTACCTCACGCACCTATACCCTCACACCGAGGGGCGACACGAGGAGATGCTCGACTCGATAGCCGACAGCTACGACGGTGACGTGCAGTTCGCTGAGGACGGCCTGACGATAACTGTCAGCTAG
- a CDS encoding PH domain-containing protein — protein MESLHPRVRLLWVLSTVIQASVLGVIAYLVDRFAVALPQTVIVGGWLVLVLLGVAHAIAAHRIWRFDLQDDALFLLRGVVTRTDTSVPYVRVQHVDTTRGPVERAVGLASVVVYTAGTRGADITIPGLRPERATELREQLRDLANESEATDAV, from the coding sequence ATGGAGTCGCTCCACCCGCGAGTGAGGCTGCTGTGGGTCCTGTCGACGGTCATCCAGGCATCGGTGCTTGGGGTCATCGCCTACCTCGTCGACCGCTTTGCGGTCGCACTGCCACAGACGGTCATCGTCGGCGGCTGGCTTGTGCTGGTGTTACTCGGCGTCGCTCACGCTATCGCCGCCCACCGAATCTGGCGCTTTGACCTGCAGGACGACGCACTCTTTCTCCTCCGTGGCGTCGTGACCCGGACCGACACGTCCGTCCCGTACGTCCGCGTCCAGCACGTCGACACGACGCGCGGCCCAGTAGAGCGCGCTGTCGGGCTGGCGAGCGTCGTCGTCTACACCGCTGGGACCCGCGGCGCGGACATCACGATTCCCGGACTGCGCCCTGAGCGGGCCACCGAACTGCGCGAACAGCTCCGTGACCTCGCGAACGAGAGCGAGGCCACGGACGCGGTATGA
- a CDS encoding AAA domain-containing protein: MSADRVRGVVVDVEEPKTVNTQYGESDLCEVTIRPDRGAGEPTTVTLWGKWSENAEVIETGMEIAVYNPDEREYQGEQQYSVGGDATLVVQPDFLVDVTDIRAWVQCPRMYYLRKLDGADHAYPLVKGTVVHEVFGDLLRGRDLDTAIEEQVDAAGLDIGLLGREADEVAGDVRDHASAIQGWLQQGTLTETDEWRSEMTLISERFGMKGRADAVRRGMPVELKTGKNTKREPRFQDKIQATAYALMLGERAAGVGSAVDAAPDTGTLLYTKNAAVDRTEESGDLSPAKEFSIGSGLLNYVVRTRNEIAAMEYDSGVPTGYEANAKCEYCFEQDTCMAVSGRLNQESKAGTVGRAVPDEELDYFERFYTAIEAERRAVHREYAKLWEQTPEERADNDRALIGLEPTGRTELDGGRWELRATGTGAVSKIREGSLVLASDGDPVTGNAELARVERLGDEIVVTADEPLDLRRLDVYPSELTTDRLQNALHDAVLLQSPEQKDVLFGRREPEFNPVEETFIDNNDAQNEAVQLAVGAEEFALVHGPPGTGKTYTLARMVRALVDRGDRVLLSAFTNRAVDNLLEALEEQGYTDIVRVGTESGVREDMQTYRLETSGDPGECANRLQNAQVVAATTATCGGSTLQTQEFDVAVVDEAGQLTEPGTLAATTLADRFVLVGDHQQLPPVVQSEDETLSASLFERLIDAHPDAGVMLDRQYRMAQHIQAFASREFYDGQLRPATGEVAAQRLDDLDGVSTASLPEGLRDRVAFVDPGGSQVGNTNPVEADRIAEIVASYRSAGVPADDIGVIAPYRAQVAEISKRLPDVTVDTVDRFQGSSKEVIVISFVATGTLDSPIFEDYRRINVALTRAKKALVLVGDDDALATDEVYGRMVEWARG; the protein is encoded by the coding sequence ATGAGCGCCGACCGCGTTCGCGGCGTCGTCGTCGACGTCGAGGAGCCGAAGACGGTGAACACACAGTACGGCGAGAGCGACCTCTGTGAGGTGACGATACGCCCCGACCGCGGGGCTGGCGAGCCGACGACGGTCACGCTCTGGGGCAAATGGAGCGAGAACGCCGAAGTCATCGAGACAGGGATGGAAATTGCCGTCTACAACCCCGACGAGCGCGAGTACCAGGGCGAACAGCAGTACTCCGTCGGCGGCGACGCCACGCTCGTCGTCCAGCCGGACTTTCTCGTCGACGTGACCGACATCCGGGCGTGGGTGCAGTGCCCGCGGATGTACTACCTCCGGAAACTCGACGGCGCGGACCACGCCTACCCGCTGGTGAAAGGGACCGTCGTCCACGAAGTGTTCGGGGACCTACTTCGTGGGCGTGACCTCGACACCGCTATCGAGGAACAGGTCGACGCCGCCGGCCTCGACATCGGGCTGCTTGGCCGCGAGGCCGACGAGGTCGCCGGCGACGTGCGCGACCACGCGTCGGCTATTCAGGGGTGGCTGCAGCAGGGAACACTCACTGAAACAGACGAGTGGCGCTCAGAGATGACGCTCATCTCCGAGCGGTTCGGGATGAAAGGGCGGGCCGACGCCGTCCGGCGCGGGATGCCCGTCGAACTCAAGACGGGGAAAAACACCAAGCGGGAGCCGCGGTTCCAAGACAAGATTCAGGCTACCGCCTACGCGCTGATGCTGGGTGAACGCGCCGCGGGTGTTGGCAGCGCCGTCGACGCAGCCCCGGACACCGGCACGCTCCTCTACACGAAGAACGCGGCTGTGGACCGCACCGAGGAGAGCGGCGATCTCTCGCCGGCCAAGGAGTTCTCCATCGGCAGTGGGCTGTTGAACTACGTCGTCCGGACCCGCAACGAAATCGCGGCCATGGAGTACGACTCGGGCGTGCCGACGGGCTACGAGGCCAACGCGAAATGCGAGTACTGCTTCGAACAGGACACCTGTATGGCCGTCTCCGGTCGGCTCAATCAGGAATCCAAGGCCGGAACGGTCGGCCGAGCGGTACCCGACGAGGAACTGGACTACTTCGAGCGATTCTACACGGCCATCGAGGCTGAGCGCCGAGCCGTCCACCGCGAGTACGCGAAGCTCTGGGAGCAGACGCCCGAGGAACGCGCCGACAACGACCGTGCACTCATCGGCCTCGAACCGACTGGCCGCACGGAACTCGACGGCGGCCGCTGGGAACTCCGCGCGACAGGGACCGGGGCCGTCTCGAAGATTCGCGAGGGGAGCCTCGTGCTCGCCAGCGACGGTGACCCGGTGACCGGTAATGCCGAACTGGCCCGCGTGGAACGTCTCGGCGACGAAATCGTCGTCACGGCCGACGAACCGCTCGACCTCCGCCGGCTCGACGTCTACCCCTCCGAGCTGACGACCGACCGGCTCCAGAACGCGCTGCACGACGCCGTGCTCCTCCAGTCACCCGAACAGAAAGACGTGCTGTTTGGGCGACGCGAACCGGAGTTCAATCCGGTCGAGGAGACGTTCATCGACAACAACGACGCCCAGAACGAAGCGGTCCAGTTGGCTGTCGGCGCGGAAGAGTTCGCGCTCGTCCACGGCCCGCCGGGGACGGGCAAGACCTACACGCTGGCGCGGATGGTCCGGGCTTTGGTAGACCGAGGTGACCGGGTCCTGCTCTCGGCCTTTACCAACCGCGCCGTCGACAATCTGCTGGAGGCGCTGGAAGAGCAGGGGTACACTGACATCGTCCGCGTCGGCACGGAGAGCGGCGTCCGCGAGGATATGCAGACCTACCGGCTGGAGACCAGCGGCGACCCCGGTGAATGTGCAAACCGACTCCAGAACGCGCAGGTCGTCGCGGCGACGACGGCCACCTGCGGCGGGAGCACGCTCCAGACACAGGAGTTCGATGTCGCGGTCGTCGACGAGGCCGGCCAGCTCACCGAACCGGGGACGCTGGCGGCGACGACGCTCGCCGACCGGTTCGTGCTCGTCGGCGACCACCAGCAGTTGCCGCCCGTGGTCCAGTCCGAGGACGAGACGCTGTCGGCCTCGCTGTTCGAGCGGCTCATCGACGCCCACCCAGACGCGGGTGTGATGCTGGACCGCCAGTACCGGATGGCCCAGCACATCCAAGCCTTCGCCTCACGGGAGTTCTACGACGGACAACTGCGGCCCGCGACCGGCGAAGTGGCCGCTCAGCGGCTCGATGACCTCGACGGCGTCTCGACAGCGAGCTTGCCCGAGGGACTCCGGGACCGCGTGGCGTTCGTCGACCCCGGCGGAAGTCAGGTCGGTAACACGAACCCCGTCGAGGCCGACCGCATCGCCGAGATAGTGGCGTCGTACCGCTCCGCAGGGGTTCCGGCCGACGATATCGGCGTCATCGCGCCGTACCGCGCGCAGGTCGCGGAGATCTCGAAGCGCCTGCCCGACGTGACCGTCGACACGGTCGACCGGTTCCAAGGGTCGAGCAAGGAGGTCATCGTCATCTCCTTTGTCGCCACTGGGACGCTCGACAGCCCGATCTTCGAGGATTACCGGCGCATCAACGTCGCCCTCACCCGAGCGAAGAAGGCGCTCGTCCTCGTCGGCGACGACGACGCGCTGGCGACGGACGAGGTGTACGGCCGGATGGTCGAGTGGGCACGGGGTTAA
- a CDS encoding class I SAM-dependent methyltransferase: protein MKKSLDEHAERFSEHADAYDEDQDSAAYRACVDFVVEHTAPEPDDVVLDLGTGTGAIAFALAPDAREVVGRDISDGMLDKAREKADEQGVENVAFGDGRFRAPNVDRAVDIVTSNFAMHHLGDDEKREAIDTIAALGPRRIVLGDVMLFGDDDPDAPFYSPEVDDPATVGVLADAFTDAGYALTAVEMVTEQAGVLVAEQVDAD from the coding sequence ATGAAGAAATCACTTGACGAACACGCCGAGCGGTTCTCCGAACACGCTGACGCGTACGACGAGGACCAAGATTCGGCGGCGTATCGCGCCTGCGTCGACTTCGTTGTCGAGCACACGGCCCCCGAACCCGACGACGTAGTGCTCGACCTCGGCACGGGGACCGGCGCGATTGCGTTCGCGCTCGCGCCCGACGCGCGGGAGGTTGTCGGCCGCGACATCAGTGACGGGATGCTGGACAAAGCCCGGGAGAAGGCCGACGAGCAGGGCGTCGAGAACGTTGCTTTCGGCGACGGCCGCTTCCGCGCTCCGAACGTCGACCGCGCGGTGGATATCGTTACGTCGAACTTCGCGATGCACCACCTCGGCGACGACGAGAAGCGCGAGGCTATCGACACCATCGCCGCCCTCGGGCCGCGCCGCATCGTCCTCGGTGACGTGATGCTGTTCGGCGACGACGACCCTGACGCACCGTTTTACAGCCCAGAAGTCGACGACCCAGCGACAGTCGGCGTCCTTGCCGACGCCTTCACCGACGCCGGCTACGCGCTGACAGCCGTCGAGATGGTCACAGAACAGGCGGGCGTGCTGGTCGCCGAACAGGTCGACGCCGACTGA